The Hippoglossus stenolepis isolate QCI-W04-F060 chromosome 3, HSTE1.2, whole genome shotgun sequence genomic sequence AACCGGAGCGTCCCATTTCCTCATACGATTACAACCATTCCACATGTTAACCAGATGATTACTTACACAGTAAACCAGACATTTGCCCGCAGTAACATTTTTAATCCTTTTCCACAAATAGTGGCACCGTTTGTCGTCCCGGAGACAGAAACTGCTGCCACTCAAACGGGGAGGAAATCAAGAAATCAAGTTCAAGTTTCAGTTCAGACGACGGAAACACCCAAGCTCCCCCCGGGTGTTCCCTCAGCTTTCTTTGTTCTGATATATTTACAGTCTACAGACACAATAGTGGATGTTTTATTCAGGGAGAGTCTGGTTCTGTGTTCAACTCTTTGAGATGTCCGGGACCGAATGAAACAGTCTACGAcaaattaaagcaaattaaaagcTCCACACGCCGCGGTTCAACCACGTGACACAGTGGAGCTACTGGACTGATAACTAAACCCCACCCTCCtactgggaggaggaggaggcggcaaAAGGCGAATCAAACGCACAAAGGACTGAAAAGGATCTGAGACACTAACAGCTTCATTTTGGGCCAATTAACAAGCCACAGAACGATCACCTGACCAGGAGGTGAGCGCTAACTAAAACAATCAGCTCTTTAGGCGAGACTGGGTCAAACAAAAAACTTTATGCACaatcaaaatgcaaacaaaaagcagaaaaaagcagaaagacGGTTGCTACAGCAACAGGAAAAGACATCAACgtctcaaaatgttttaaaacagaaatcTAAAACGTCCTAaagggaagaaaataaaacacgatACACATCAAGTACCAGCGAttagtcagtgtgtttgcaaAGTCTGTGCTAACACCCTCAGGTGCCTCTTTTGGGCGTTGAACCCATTAAACGTAACGTTAACCCCCTGGGAAGCAAAACAGTCTGTCGCTCAGCCTCATTTGTGATTGGTTGGGCCAGGCAGAAGAGGGGCGGAGCGATCGTTGGTGAGGGTCCTTTTGAGCTTTACTCCTCTCATGAGGGTCAGCATGTCtcgccctcctccccctccgtcCTGGGTCAGCGGCTCCGGGTTCTGATCCTGGCTGGAGGGCGGAGGAGGCTGGGGCTGGTCGTGAGTGCTGTGGCCCGGCCAGGAGGGGTCTGCCTGGGGAGTTGAGGGCTGGAGCTGGGCCTGGTGCAGCTGCTGGAACagcttctgtttctgctgctggttctgctggttctgctgaAGCTGCTCCTGCTTCTGATATTGATCCTGCTGCTGAAGCAGAGACTGCTGAAGCTGgaactgctgctgaagctgtGGAAGCGGCTCCTGCTCCTGATATTGATCCTGTTGCTGAAGCAGAGCCTGCTGAAGCTGGacctgctgctgaagctgctgaagcttCTGAAGCTGCTCCTGCTTCTGATATTGATCCTGTTGCTGAAGCAGAGCCTGCTGATGCTGgatctgctgctgaagctgctcctGCTTCTGATGTTGATGCTGCGGATGctggaactgctgctgctgaagttgctgctgctgaagatgcagctgatgttgctgctgctgctgataatattgctgctgctgctgctgaatctggAGTTGTTGGTTGTGCGGATGCGGATGCAGTTGCTGCTGGTACTGtctctgttgctgctgtctggtgttgctgccctctgctggcagGGAAGGTACAGTGGGAACAGGCACCGGGATGGGCATGTGGCCTGGGACCAGCTGGTAGTACGGGGAGGAAGAGGGCGGTAAGGCGCTGAGGCTCTGCGTGGACGTGCAGAGTTTGCTGTGACCTAAGCCTCCCGCTCCTACAGCAGGGGGCGCTTTGAAAACATTATCGTCGCTACCATCGCTTACTCCGACAGCTTTCATGGGGACCTGCGGAGTGCTGATGGGGATGGGCACCCCTCCGCTGATTGTTCCCCTGCGATACGCCGGCTTGGACGACGGTTTGCGCCTGATGGTCGCCGTGTGGGACGGCAGCTGGCGGACAGACCCGCCAATCAACTCGGGGTCGGCCAACAGGCTGACGGTGGAGGCGGGGCGTTTGGACTGAGCGAACTTCCTGTACTGTAAACTGAGGTCAGAGTTCCTCGGGATGGTCGAGGACCTGTCAAAGTCGGACTGGCTGTTTCCGAGGGACAGGTGATGTAAGGAGATGGAGTCGGCGTCTCTGTGGAGAGAGATGCACTCGTAGTCGActgcagagaaagaggcagaCGAGCACATTAGTCATCAGAGTCAAACTGGACTCTGGATTATTTCTGGATTGTCTCTATGACGGCCAGACAACAGCAGGAACTCATAATTACATCAGTGACTCTGTAACATGCAACTCAATTACTTTAAAGCCACGCACACATATATTCAACATAATGTTCTGaataacacaattaaaaacagacacagacgtCACTTTAAGAGGATAAAACGTAAAACTGTCCGGCTGTTTaaaaaggtcacacacacacacatacaaataagtattgtattttataggtAGATATCAGTATTAAATGATCATGATTAGGGCTAAAAAACTTGATTGGCACATCCTTCATGATTTGGCTGCCATTTCAAACTAGTGTTTTCAAAGACGCTCTAATTAATCTCTGCAGTTTCAGCGGAGCACAAATAATTTAagttgtgaaaaatgaaaaactcaaGAGATTCAATAGAGCGGTGCCATGTTGCATGCGGATGTGAGGACATGCAGTTAGACCCTAGCTCGGAGACACGCAGGCAagaaggcagacagacagatgaagggACAGGTAGACAGAGACCTACCATAGAGGGGAGGATCTCTCTTTACAGCTGGAAGACAAGGAAGGAAGTTTAACCGAGAAAACCAGAGAGGAACTGACACACAGAAGCTTcatccaaacaaaaacaggaaatacaagTACAACAACAGAGGGGAGCTGACGTACTGTGTGAGTGTATGGTGTCCTCGGAGCAGGACGGGGTGGTGGTCTGGGTGCTGTAGCCGCTGGAGCAGTGCAGAGAGTCCCGGCTGCTTCTCGGGGCGTCCGAATTCAACGCACCCAGGGTCAACGCCAGCTGATCCCGGGCCGAGCAAGACTGAGAGAACGAGAcggtttttatttattagtccGTATTAAAACTTTTCATTTACACTTTTCCTAAATATGACAGATTCTATtcggagaaagaaacaaagaagggaaaagaaaacgaGACGTGGAAACAAGGAGGAGAGAGTAAGCGAGGTCAGTGAAAGGAAACGAGGGGCAGAGGAGAAAGGACCAAGGAGGTGAAACAAGGacagaaggagatgaggaggacttgaagagagaggaaagaaacagatgAGGGTAAGAGTGAaaacaaggagaggaggagatgaggaggacttgaagagagaggaaagaaacagatgAGGGTAAGAGTGAaaacaaggagaggaggagatgagaccagaggacaaaaggaaacaaggagaggagaTCAGAGGTTTTCCTCTTCTCTGGTCTCCTGCTGCCCTCCGGTGGCtgatatgtatttataaatcaGGTGTATGAACTTAACTCTAGTAAAACAGAGGAGCTCCAGCAAAAGTTACTTTGGTCGTTTTGGCAATTCCCAAAACATAAAGACACTTCTTATAATCTCCCAACGTTTAATTCCTCACACCAATAACACCactgcagtgagtgtgtgagtctgtgtgtgagtctgtgtgtgtgtgttttaccttcCCAGACGCAGACATGGCTCGTGTTCTCTCTCCGTAGACGCTGTGTGGTGGAGCCAGCAGCCCGTTCTCCGGGCCTCTACTTCCCCCAGCAGCCATCTGATTGTTGGATCCCAGTGTGTCCTGTAATAAACAaaccagtcagtcagtgaatCAACAGGAACAGTCGGCGTAAACACTCAGGTCAAGAGTCTAATAACATGGAGGCTTCACAGACGTCCCTCATCAAGtatcagattatttttttgaATAACAGGTACAAAGAGGTTAGCAGGTAAATAATCTATAATTAGCACATCTATTCAAACAGGTTCTCAAACTTTAATCAAAAAATAATTGCTCTCTTTGCATCCCAGCTCTGCACTTAAagttaaaagggttttaaatAGTAGGCGCTCTCGCTGATTGAAACCAAGGCTGCGTCCACACTAATAACAGAAAGTGCAGGACAGAGATGTTTCCTCCTGAAGAGAAAACGGCTGATGACAAACAACCGAATGTAATCGAGGAGTTTGGATCCAAAGTGAagcttgagtttaaaaaaaggctAAAATATATTTAGGGAAGTTAAGGAAGGCCGACATCTCTATTCTCTAAACTCTATGTTCTTCACAGATCTTTAAAAGAACAGTATCTCATtcaaatcatcatttaaaatccCTGACTCACAACAATATTAATGTGGACTTTGAATTATTGAGTTGGATCGAAAAATAAACTCTTCAATTTAAAAGCACAATCAGATTTCCatcatcaaacaaacacatttctatctcggtttaaaaaggaaaaggaaacattCAGTAATCACATGACCACTGACGAGACGCCACGACACCAACATGACACCAACATGACACCAACATGACACCACTGTAAAGGAGCATTACACCAAATCTCCACCACACAGAGGGCAACAGCAGAGAGCGATGTGACGAGGTATCTGGAGGTGGGACGGAGGCTGGTTCAGGTTGGCAGGGGAAGATGAGGTGAACGCAAACAGGACGTTGAATGTAGtgaagaggtaaaaaaaaaaaaaatgttgctgcttTGAGCTTTttccaaaaagaaagaaaagactaaaCCGTCAAAGAGTGACGGGTACAGAcggtaaaataaaaacatttaaagatgtaAATTACCATTAATACATGTACACTCACTGAGAGCATCAATCACTGTACACGTACACAAACGTTAGATGGAATGACTTCAACGACGaagttaaaaataacaacacgGGATGAAGCTGGTGCTGGATTAGAAATATATGTGGTTCAATCTCAGACATTTGGAATGGATGAAACAAAAAGTGGAATCAGAGGACGAGAATCAAATCTCTTTCTCGTGTGAGCGGCTGGAAAACACGAGGGAGCAGCTGGAGATGAGGTGAAGTGGAGGAGGTTTCACACACAACACGGCAAGGACACAGGACGGCACGCCGGGTCGGGAGGGATGGAgtagttgtagtttttttttctcactgtggtCATATCCCTGC encodes the following:
- the mtss1 gene encoding protein MTSS 1 isoform X1, with translation MDAGIEKECSALGGLFQLIMTDMKASYPTWEDFVTKGAKLQSQLRTTIVVTGAFLDAFQKVADMATGTRGATKEIGSALTRMCMRHRSIESKLKLFTTALSESLITPLELKMEEWKKAASQLDKDHAKEYKKARADIKKKSSDTIKLQKKVKKGKDQARGQLDSALQDVNVRYAVLEETEKRAVCRALIEERARYCNFVTMLKPVLDHEINMLGEVTHLQAILGDLMNLTAEPNKLPPASEQVISDLKGSDFNYSYQTPPASPSGTLSRKSSISSNYQLGSVRHVPSLDSISSAVDGVHIQRCSSPYLRIGCDESGRSLSEGNSPSHLGRQGSRGRYGYAAGHGHQPTLSRVSRRDMTTDTLGSNNQMAAGGSRGPENGLLAPPHSVYGERTRAMSASGKSCSARDQLALTLGALNSDAPRSSRDSLHCSSGYSTQTTTPSCSEDTIHSHTVKRDPPLYVDYECISLHRDADSISLHHLSLGNSQSDFDRSSTIPRNSDLSLQYRKFAQSKRPASTVSLLADPELIGGSVRQLPSHTATIRRKPSSKPAYRRGTISGGVPIPISTPQVPMKAVGVSDGSDDNVFKAPPAVGAGGLGHSKLCTSTQSLSALPPSSSPYYQLVPGHMPIPVPVPTVPSLPAEGSNTRQQQQRQYQQQLHPHPHNQQLQIQQQQQQYYQQQQQHQLHLQQQQLQQQQFQHPQHQHQKQEQLQQQIQHQQALLQQQDQYQKQEQLQKLQQLQQQVQLQQALLQQQDQYQEQEPLPQLQQQFQLQQSLLQQQDQYQKQEQLQQNQQNQQQKQKLFQQLHQAQLQPSTPQADPSWPGHSTHDQPQPPPPSSQDQNPEPLTQDGGGGGRDMLTLMRGVKLKRTLTNDRSAPLLPGPTNHK
- the mtss1 gene encoding protein MTSS 1 isoform X3 encodes the protein MDAGIEKECSALGGLFQLIMTDMKASYPTWEDFVTKGAKLQSQLRTTIVVTGAFLDAFQKVADMATGTRGATKEIGSALTRMCMRHRSIESKLKLFTTALSESLITPLELKMEEWKKAASQLDKDHAKEYKKARADIKKKSSDTIKLQKKVKKGKDQARGQLDSALQDVNVRYAVLEETEKRAVCRALIEERARYCNFVTMLKPVLDHEINMLGEVTHLQAILGDLMNLTAEPNKLPPASEQVISDLKGSDFNYSYQTPPASPSGTLSRKSSISSNYQLGSVRHVPSLDSISSAVDGVHIQDTLGSNNQMAAGGSRGPENGLLAPPHSVYGERTRAMSASGKSCSARDQLALTLGALNSDAPRSSRDSLHCSSGYSTQTTTPSCSEDTIHSHTVKRDPPLYVDYECISLHRDADSISLHHLSLGNSQSDFDRSSTIPRNSDLSLQYRKFAQSKRPASTVSLLADPELIGGSVRQLPSHTATIRRKPSSKPAYRRGTISGGVPIPISTPQVPMKAVGVSDGSDDNVFKAPPAVGAGGLGHSKLCTSTQSLSALPPSSSPYYQLVPGHMPIPVPVPTVPSLPAEGSNTRQQQQRQYQQQLHPHPHNQQLQIQQQQQQYYQQQQQHQLHLQQQQLQQQQFQHPQHQHQKQEQLQQQIQHQQALLQQQDQYQKQEQLQKLQQLQQQVQLQQALLQQQDQYQEQEPLPQLQQQFQLQQSLLQQQDQYQKQEQLQQNQQNQQQKQKLFQQLHQAQLQPSTPQADPSWPGHSTHDQPQPPPPSSQDQNPEPLTQDGGGGGRDMLTLMRGVKLKRTLTNDRSAPLLPGPTNHK
- the mtss1 gene encoding protein MTSS 1 isoform X2, which translates into the protein MDAGIEKECSALGGLFQLIMTDMKASYPTWEDFVTKGAKLQSQLRTTIVVTGAFLDAFQKVADMATGTRGATKEIGSALTRMCMRHRSIESKLKLFTTALSESLITPLELKMEEWKKAASQLDKDHAKEYKKARADIKKKSSDTIKLQKKVKKGKDQARGQLDSALQDVNVRYAVLEETEKRAVCRALIEERARYCNFVTMLKPVLDHEINMLGEVTHLQAILGDLMNLTAEPNKLPPASEQVISDLKGSDFNYSYQTPPASPSGTLSRKSSISSNYQLGSVRHVPSLDSISSAVDGVHIQRCSSPYLRIGCDESGRSLSEGNSPSHLGRQGSRGRYGYAAGHGHQPTLSRVSRRDMTTDTLGSNNQMAAGGSRGPENGLLAPPHSVYGERTRAMSASGKSCSARDQLALTLGALNSDAPRSSRDSLHCSSGYSTQTTTPSCSEDTIHSHIDYECISLHRDADSISLHHLSLGNSQSDFDRSSTIPRNSDLSLQYRKFAQSKRPASTVSLLADPELIGGSVRQLPSHTATIRRKPSSKPAYRRGTISGGVPIPISTPQVPMKAVGVSDGSDDNVFKAPPAVGAGGLGHSKLCTSTQSLSALPPSSSPYYQLVPGHMPIPVPVPTVPSLPAEGSNTRQQQQRQYQQQLHPHPHNQQLQIQQQQQQYYQQQQQHQLHLQQQQLQQQQFQHPQHQHQKQEQLQQQIQHQQALLQQQDQYQKQEQLQKLQQLQQQVQLQQALLQQQDQYQEQEPLPQLQQQFQLQQSLLQQQDQYQKQEQLQQNQQNQQQKQKLFQQLHQAQLQPSTPQADPSWPGHSTHDQPQPPPPSSQDQNPEPLTQDGGGGGRDMLTLMRGVKLKRTLTNDRSAPLLPGPTNHK